The Acetomicrobium thermoterrenum DSM 13490 DNA segment TTGATCTTCGTGACCCTTCCAAACGTATTTAACTCCATGATGGGCGGAAGGCTGTGGGGGACGCTTTTCTTTGTCTTTCTCTCCTTTGCCTCCCTCACCACGGTCATAGCCGTTTTTGAGCATCTTATCGCCTTTACTATGGATGAATGGAAGTGGAGCCGGAAAAAAGCTTCTTACATCGGCATAGTTGTCATGTTCATAGCTTCCCTTCCCTGCGTTTTGGGTTTCGGGCCATGGAGCGGTTTCCAGCCCTTCGGCGAGGGAACCGTGGTGCTGGATTTGGAGGACTTTATAGTCAGTTTCAACCTCCTTCCCATCGGCTCCCTCATTTTCGTGCTCTTTTGCACTTCCAAATACGGTTGGGGTTGGAATAATTTCATAAAGGAAGCCAACACCGGAATAGGCCCTAAATTTCCCGAGGGTTTAAGGGGCTACATGACCTACGTTTTGCCTGTTATAATTGCCGTTATATTGGTTATGGGCTACATCCAGTTCTTCGGTTAACGAGAGGGGTGGTGGAGGGCGCGTAAAGATGCTGAAATGCTTTTGATTGTTATTTAGGATATTTTACTATTATTAAAAAGGAGGAGAGGAAGATGGCTGAAGCCGGCAGAGAAAAGTTTTTAAAGCGGCGTCATATGATTTTTGCTGCGATAGGATCTGCGGTTGGTTTGGGTAACGTCTGGCGTTTCCCCTATATGTGTTACGAATACGGAGGAGCTGCCTTTCTGGTAGCTTACATAATCGGTCTTTTTGCCATCGGGATTCCCTGGCTTCTTACCGAGTTTGGGATGGGGCATTACTTCCAAAAGGGAGCTCCAGGGGTGTTTCGCAGCATCGGTAAAAAATGGGAATGGGTGGGTTGGTTTCCAAGCATATCGGCCTTTTTGATCGATACTTATTATTGTGTTATCATGGCTTGGACCATAATTTACATGTTTAGTTCAATGACATTGGCTTGGGGTGCCGGAGAGGCCGGCGCTCATCAAGCTGGGGATTATTTCTTCAAAACAGTGCTCAACCTTTCCGAGAGCCCGGGAGAGCTGGGCGGCTTGCAGTGGCCAATCGTCGGAGCTTTGGCCTTCACCTGGATCATAATTTATTTCGTAATATACCGTGGGGCCGAGATCGTTGGAAAGGTATCGGAAGTTGTCATGGTTCTGGCCTGGGTTTTGATCATAGCTATATTGATCAGAAGCTTGACCCTACCCGGTGCGGTTGATGGACTAAATTACTACCTTGACATCGATTGGTCTGTATTGAAAGGTGCTGATGTGTGGTTTGCTGCTTTTAGCCAAATAGCCTTCTCGCTTTCTGTTGGTATGGCGGGAATGTACGCCTATGGACGTTTCATCGCAAGGAAGGGAGATATTACGAACAATACAATGATCACCGCATTTTGCGACAGCGGCTTTGCCTTTCTGACAGGTTTTGCCGTCTTTAGCACCGTTGGCTATATCATGCAAGCGCTTGGCGTATCCCTCCAGGATGTTACTATTGCTGGAATAGGGCTTGCCTTTGTGACCTATCCGGTAGGCATATCCCTGATGCCTGCTTTGAATCGCCTCACTGGAGTTCTGTTCTTTATCATGTTCTGGATCATCGGACTAAGTTCGGCCTACTATCTTGCCTACGCTGGATATATAGTACCCATGATCGACAAGTTTGGCTGGCAGAGAAAAAAGGTAGCCTTTTGGGGTTGTCTCGTTGGATTTTTGGTGGGGCTCATTTATTGTACCCAGGGCGGCCTTTATTGGCTTGACATCGTCGACAGGACCGTGGCTTTCTACACGCTGTTGATAGGTGGTGCCATAGCTTCCCTGGTCGTCGGATGGGTATTCGGAGCCGATAAGCTCCGCGAACACGTAAACGCTACCTCTGATATCAAGGTTGGTCCCTGGCTGGACTTTCTTATTAAGGTAGTAGTCCCGGCAGGCCTCCTTTTTGTGGTCGTTTACGGGGGCTTTATGCAGGACCTCAAGGAACCTTACGGCGGATACGGCAGTTGGTCTAACTTCATATGGATCCTCATGGTGATAGTGCTCGTGGCTAGCTTCGTATTACAGAGTATGAAATCCAAGACGGAATGAAGAGGAGGGAAGTAAGATGACGAGTGCTGCTATCGGAACGACGGTGTTCATGGCAGTTGTTCTTATAGGTGGATTGATCTTTTGCTCCAGCAGAATGGGCAAGGGAGGAGGAGGGTGGGAGGATTAAGAAAAGATTTACGTACTTTCTTCCATCCGTCATAAAAAGATAAATCTCATCGGAGTCGGGAAAGAATTTTCTTTCCCGACTTTTTGTTGTATGGGGATTTTTGGGATCACCCTTGTGGTATTATGAGACATTCTGTAAAATAATGCGCAGGATATACTTCCTGTGCTTTAAGTAAAACTAACTCGAAGAAGATGCTAATTTGTCTCGTACCTTGACAATTGAATGAGGGGTGATCTTTAAATGGGATTTGTTGTGATCGCATCGATCGTATTAGTCGGCGCGGCGGGAGTTGCCGTCGGCTATTACGTTCGAAAATTTCATGATGAGAAAAAGGTTTTAAGCACAAAGAAAATTGTTGACCAAATTTTGGATGAAGCAAAAAGAGAGGCCGATACGAAGAAGAGAGAGATCCTTGCCGAGGCCAGAGAAGAAGCGCTCAAGATTCGGCATGAGGTGGAAAGAGAGATCAGAGAGCGGCGAAGCGAACTTCAAAGAGCCGAAAGAAGGATCGAGCAAAGAGAGGAAACTCTCGACAGAAAGCTCGAGGCTTTGACCAGGAAGGAAGAGGAATTAAAGGCAAAACTGGCAGAAGCCGAAAGGGCAAAGGCAGAAGCCGAAATGCTTTTACATGAACAGGTGCATAAACTGGAAGAAATAGCGGGACTTTCCAGAGAAGAGGCCAAAGAGCTTCTCCTCAAAGAGGTGGAAGAGGAAGCATCCTGTTCTATCGGTTTGAAATTAAAAGAACTGGAAGAGACATTTAAGCGCGAGGCCGACAGGAAGGCCCGAGAGATTATAACTACGGCGATTCAGCGTTGTTCCGTTGATCATACATCGGAAGTCACGGTAAGCGTCGTTAATTTGCCCTCCGATGATATGAAGGGTAGGATAATAGGTAGGGAAGGAAGGAATATTAGAGCCTTCGAGAGCTTGACGGGCGTTGACCTGATCGTGGACGACACGCCGGAGGCGGTGACGCTAAGCTGTTTTGATCCGGTAAGGCGCGAGATTGCCCGAATTTCTCTGGAGAGGTTGATACTGGACGGTAGGATTCATCCTGCCAGGATAGAGGAAATCGTCGAAAAGGTGGGCAAGGAAGTGGAAGAGCACATGCTCGAGGTAGCCGAAAACGCGTTGCTCGAGGTCAACGTAGAGGGGGTACATCCCGAGATAGTGAAGACCTTGGGCAGGCTTGCATATAGATCAAGCTACGGCCAAAATGCCCTGGCACACAGCTTGGAAGTGGCACATTTGGCAGGGGTCATGGCATCTGAACTCGGATTGGATGAGAGGCTTGCGAAAAGGGCCGGATTGTTGCATGATCTGGGCAAGGCCATAGATTGCCAGGTTGAGGGCTCCCATGCCTTGATAGGAGCTGATCTTGCTAAACGTTACGGCGAGTCGCATGTCGTAGTGAACGCGATTGCCGCACATCACGAAGATGAAGAGCCAAAAAGCGTATATGCCGTTTTGGTGTGGGCTGCCGATGCCATAAGCGCCTCAAGGCCGGGAGCAAGGCGGGAGAGCATAGAGGCCTATATAAGGAGGCTGGAGAAGCTGGAAGAGTTGGCTTCTTCCTTCGATGGAGTTGAAAAAGCTTATGCTATTCAAGCGGGAAGGGAAGTACGCGTAATGGTCTCGCCCGAAGCCGGCGATAACGGTGCGATATACAAAATTGCATACGATATTGCCCGAAGGATAGAGGAAGAGTTGAAGTACCCTGGCCAGATCAAGGTAACGGTAATTAAGGAATTACGAGCAATCGAGCTCGCAAAGTAGGAATTCTAATGAGAGTCTTGTTTGTGGGAGATATCGTGGGCAGGCCCGGGCGTAAGGCCCTTCAGAAGTTTTTGCCGAAGGTCCGAAAAGAGTATGGCCCTTTTGATTTTGTGATCGCTAACGTTGAAAATGCTGCCGGCGGTTTCGGCATCACTCAAAAGATCTTGGACGAGTTGTTGGCAGTGGGGATCGATTGCATGACCTCGGGCAATCATATATGGGATAAGAAAGAAGGCGTCTCCCTTTTGGACATGGAGCCCAGGTTGTTGCGTCCTGCCAATTATCCCCCCGGTTGCCCAGGACGCTGGTGTATGACTTTGGATGGTGAGGCGGGCAGGTTGGTTGTGCTTAATCTCATAGGTCGCACCTTTATGTTCGACGTGGATTGTCCCTTTAGGAGGGCCGACGAAATTCTACAAGACGTCGCAGCTCCTGTGTTGGTAGACTTTCACGCTGAGGCGACCTCAGAAAAGAGGGCGCTTGCACTTTACCTCGACGGGCGGATATCTGCATTGTTGGGTACCCATACGCACGTTGCCACGGCTGACGAAGAGATACTCGATGGCGGGACTGCCTTTATAACCGACGTGGGAATGACGGGAGGGCACGCCGGAGTCATTGGGATGCAGAAAGATTCGGTAATAAGTCGGTTTTTGACGGCGATGCCGGCGCGATTTGAGGCATGCAACGAAGATTTGCGGCTGAACGGTGCTTGTGTAGATATAGACGCGTCGAGTGGGAAAGCCTTGAGCATTCGAAGGATAAGCGTGAGAGAAGGCTGTGAAACCCCGAATGAATAGGATCTTCGATTATTGCGATACCGATGTGGCGTAAATTACGGAAAAAGCGGGGCCTTGGTAAGGTCCCGCTTTTTAATGAAAAATATAGGGAGGCATGAGGAAAATGTGTCTTGCAATTCCTCACAGGATAGAGGAGGTTTTGGATTCAAGCAGGGCTGTCGCCCGCACTGGGTCGTTGCGAGTGGAAGTGAGGACGGACCTGGTGGATGAGATCAACGTAGGGGACGTTGTGTTAGTGCACGCTGGTTTTGTCATTGAAAAGTGCGAAGAAAGGGATGGTCGGGAATTAGAAGAATTATGGAAAGAAGTGTTGAAAGTTGCTAGTCAAGGGCGCGGTGAAAGATAAAATTGAATTACTTCGGCGTGCGCTAACTTTCTTTGCTGAACGTCCAATGACCTTTATGGAAGTTTGCGGTACTCACACGGTCGCTATTTATAGGAGCGGCATAAGGTCTTTATTGCCGCCCGACATTTCGCTGGTCTCCGGTCCGGGTTGTCCCGTTTGCGTGACGGATCAGGGAGAGATAGATGCCGCAATAAAACTTGCCGGCAAAGGGGATTTGATCTTCGCTACCTACGGCGATATGCTGCGCGTTCCTGGCACGAAGGGTTCGCTGCAGAGCCTGAGGGCACATGGCGCCGATGTTCGTGTCGTGAGGTCGGCAGACGAAGCCTTGTCGTTAGCCCTTAAAAACCCCGTTAAGGAGGTGGTTTTTTTGGGAGTTGGCTTTGAAACCACCGCTCCTTCCACTGCAGCCGTGGTCGTTGAAGCGATGGATAGGGGTGTGCAAAATTTTTCCGTCCTTTCGTTTCATAAACTGGTTCCTCCAGCTTTGCGACTACTTGCCGAGTCAGAGGAATTGCAAGTTGACGGCTTTTTGCTTCCGGGACACGTGAGCGTTGTGCTGGGAGCAGAACCTTATCAATTTTTATCCAGGGATTTCAATATCGCCTGTGCAATAGTTGGCTTTGAGCCTTTGGATATAATGGAGGGGTTGGTTGAGCTGGCCCGTCAGGTAAGCGAAAGTGACTTCAAGGTCAGCCTCTTGTACGCGAGAGCCGTTAGGCCCCAAGGGAACGCAAAAGCTCAAGAGTTGATAGAAGAAGTATTCGATAAATGCGATTCAAAGTGGCGTGGTTTGGGGGCTATCGAAAGGTCGGGATTGAAGTTGAAGAGCGATTTTGCCCGGCTTGATGCTCTTTTGAAGTTCGACTTGAAGATCGAGGATGTCCCTCTCCCCCAAGGTTGCAAGTGTGGCGAAGTATTGATGGGCAAGATAACTCCAAAAGAATGCCCTCTTTTTTCTAAGCTATGCAGGCCCGATACCCCTGTTGGTCCCTGTATGGTATCGAGCGAGGGAAGCTGCGCAGCATGTTATAAGTACGATTATAGGGTGATGTAGCGATGTTCATCGAAATAAAACACGGAAGCGGTGGCAGGCCCACCCAAGAGCTTATCAAGGAGATCCTCGAAATATATCGGGATCAAAGCGTTAATGATTTGGAAGATTGTGCTTTAATTGAAAACGGCATAGGCGTAACGATTGACGGTTTTACTGTAAGCCCTCGGTTTTTCCCGGGAGGAGATATTGGGAAACTCGCTATCTGCGGAAGTACTAACGATTTAGCCGTCAGAGGGGTAAGGCCAAATTATGTTGCAGTAAGTTTCTTAATAGAAGAGGGATTGCCGAAGGACGAGCTCTTTAGAGCCGTCGATAGCGCCTATCGTGTCAGCAAGGAATTGGATGTCAAGTTCATCGCCGGTGATACCAAGGTGCTGCCCAAAGGACAGGCTGACGGCATTTATATAACCTGCTGTGCCCTGGGTCAATCCGTGACGGATCGTCCCTGGGGTGTCAATGAGCTTTCGCCGGGAGATGTCATCATCGCCACCGGTCCTGTTGGACAACACGGTGCTCTGATAGCCGCGCTCCGCTACGGCCTTGATGTGGATGAATTGGAAAGCGACTGCGCGCCTCTATGGCCTTTAATGGAACCCCTGACGAAGATACCGGGCGTAAAGTGCGCAAGAGATTGTACGCGAGGCGGTTTGGGAACGGTCCTGTGCGAATGGGCCGAGGGTGCCTCCTTGGGCATTGAAATTGATGAAGATCTCATCCCACTGACCCGGCAGGTAATCTCCCTAGCCGACGTCTTGGGCTTTGACGTGTTGCACCTCGCCTGCGAAGGTACAGCTGTCATCGCCGTAGATCCCGACTGCCTGCATG contains these protein-coding regions:
- a CDS encoding sodium-dependent transporter, translated to MAEAGREKFLKRRHMIFAAIGSAVGLGNVWRFPYMCYEYGGAAFLVAYIIGLFAIGIPWLLTEFGMGHYFQKGAPGVFRSIGKKWEWVGWFPSISAFLIDTYYCVIMAWTIIYMFSSMTLAWGAGEAGAHQAGDYFFKTVLNLSESPGELGGLQWPIVGALAFTWIIIYFVIYRGAEIVGKVSEVVMVLAWVLIIAILIRSLTLPGAVDGLNYYLDIDWSVLKGADVWFAAFSQIAFSLSVGMAGMYAYGRFIARKGDITNNTMITAFCDSGFAFLTGFAVFSTVGYIMQALGVSLQDVTIAGIGLAFVTYPVGISLMPALNRLTGVLFFIMFWIIGLSSAYYLAYAGYIVPMIDKFGWQRKKVAFWGCLVGFLVGLIYCTQGGLYWLDIVDRTVAFYTLLIGGAIASLVVGWVFGADKLREHVNATSDIKVGPWLDFLIKVVVPAGLLFVVVYGGFMQDLKEPYGGYGSWSNFIWILMVIVLVASFVLQSMKSKTE
- the hypE gene encoding hydrogenase expression/formation protein HypE encodes the protein MFIEIKHGSGGRPTQELIKEILEIYRDQSVNDLEDCALIENGIGVTIDGFTVSPRFFPGGDIGKLAICGSTNDLAVRGVRPNYVAVSFLIEEGLPKDELFRAVDSAYRVSKELDVKFIAGDTKVLPKGQADGIYITCCALGQSVTDRPWGVNELSPGDVIIATGPVGQHGALIAALRYGLDVDELESDCAPLWPLMEPLTKIPGVKCARDCTRGGLGTVLCEWAEGASLGIEIDEDLIPLTRQVISLADVLGFDVLHLACEGTAVIAVDPDCLHEVLSSLKEKAPLCAVIGKVTDEHPGIVGLKTSIGGMRVVDMPLGEMVPRIC
- the hypD gene encoding hydrogenase formation protein HypD produces the protein MKDKIELLRRALTFFAERPMTFMEVCGTHTVAIYRSGIRSLLPPDISLVSGPGCPVCVTDQGEIDAAIKLAGKGDLIFATYGDMLRVPGTKGSLQSLRAHGADVRVVRSADEALSLALKNPVKEVVFLGVGFETTAPSTAAVVVEAMDRGVQNFSVLSFHKLVPPALRLLAESEELQVDGFLLPGHVSVVLGAEPYQFLSRDFNIACAIVGFEPLDIMEGLVELARQVSESDFKVSLLYARAVRPQGNAKAQELIEEVFDKCDSKWRGLGAIERSGLKLKSDFARLDALLKFDLKIEDVPLPQGCKCGEVLMGKITPKECPLFSKLCRPDTPVGPCMVSSEGSCAACYKYDYRVM
- a CDS encoding TIGR00282 family metallophosphoesterase, giving the protein MRVLFVGDIVGRPGRKALQKFLPKVRKEYGPFDFVIANVENAAGGFGITQKILDELLAVGIDCMTSGNHIWDKKEGVSLLDMEPRLLRPANYPPGCPGRWCMTLDGEAGRLVVLNLIGRTFMFDVDCPFRRADEILQDVAAPVLVDFHAEATSEKRALALYLDGRISALLGTHTHVATADEEILDGGTAFITDVGMTGGHAGVIGMQKDSVISRFLTAMPARFEACNEDLRLNGACVDIDASSGKALSIRRISVREGCETPNE
- a CDS encoding HypC/HybG/HupF family hydrogenase formation chaperone, whose protein sequence is MRKMCLAIPHRIEEVLDSSRAVARTGSLRVEVRTDLVDEINVGDVVLVHAGFVIEKCEERDGRELEELWKEVLKVASQGRGER
- the rny gene encoding ribonuclease Y, encoding MGFVVIASIVLVGAAGVAVGYYVRKFHDEKKVLSTKKIVDQILDEAKREADTKKREILAEAREEALKIRHEVEREIRERRSELQRAERRIEQREETLDRKLEALTRKEEELKAKLAEAERAKAEAEMLLHEQVHKLEEIAGLSREEAKELLLKEVEEEASCSIGLKLKELEETFKREADRKAREIITTAIQRCSVDHTSEVTVSVVNLPSDDMKGRIIGREGRNIRAFESLTGVDLIVDDTPEAVTLSCFDPVRREIARISLERLILDGRIHPARIEEIVEKVGKEVEEHMLEVAENALLEVNVEGVHPEIVKTLGRLAYRSSYGQNALAHSLEVAHLAGVMASELGLDERLAKRAGLLHDLGKAIDCQVEGSHALIGADLAKRYGESHVVVNAIAAHHEDEEPKSVYAVLVWAADAISASRPGARRESIEAYIRRLEKLEELASSFDGVEKAYAIQAGREVRVMVSPEAGDNGAIYKIAYDIARRIEEELKYPGQIKVTVIKELRAIELAK